Proteins encoded together in one Miscanthus floridulus cultivar M001 chromosome 16, ASM1932011v1, whole genome shotgun sequence window:
- the LOC136510196 gene encoding uncharacterized protein: MAPDFTIPIESPVESFEQPHEEILKENGNEVPARNKRRRIAKSFDDDFIVYLVDDTPTSITEAYASLDADDWKVVRSEIDSILSNEIWELSELPFDCKPIGCKWVFKKKLRPDGTIDKYKARLVAKGYTQKEGENLFDTYSSVARMTMIRVLLSLAASYGLLVHQMDVKTAFLNGELDEEIYMDQPDGFVVKGEEQKGIPPPQIRKEGDGVSQNSKGSGSYGPATPPPRVRPDGAGVLELTVEDTDALDCGVCFLPLKPPIFQCSNGHVVCSLCHDKLKATGKCHVCGVTTDGNSRCHAMERLAESIRFLCSNAAYGCTARLVYHDRGGHWQQCPHGVAIGPLACVHGWPSFTTALASGHFNVSLHDGFNFLRAEDHASSSPGILFILNVVRMPLGRAISMLCIDTRAANNGQGQFSKEPIECELTYSRYVSSKSHSTSDQLIVHYQRCKFRVALTDLSNGLPSTDDCFQFVVPNFALGEENKETVQVEGRIFISSINLC, from the exons ATGGCTCCTGATTTTACTATACCTATTGAGTCTCCTGTTGAGTCATTTGAGCAACCACATGAAGAAATCCTTAAGGAGAATGGCAATGAAGTTCCTGCGAGGAACAAGAGACGAAGGATTGCAAAATCCTTTGATGATGATTTCATTGTGTATCTTGTGGACGATACTCCTACCTCAATTACAGAGGCATATGCATCTCTAGATGCAGATGATTGGAAAGTTGTTCGTAGTGAGATTGACTCGATTCTTTCTAATGAAATTTGGGAGCTATCTGAGCTACCTTTTGATTGTAAACCAATTGGATGTAAGTGGGTGTTCAAAAAGaaacttaggcctgatggtactattgacaagtacaaggctcggcttgtggctaagggttatacccagaaagaaggcgAGAATTTATTTGATACTTATTCATCTGTTGCTAGAATGACCATGATTCGAGTGCTACTTTCTCTGGCTGCTTCGTATGGTCttctcgttcatcaaatggacgtgaagacaGCTTTCCTTAATGGAGAGTTGGATGAGGAGATttatatggatcagcctgatgggtttgtagTAAAAGGTGAAGAGCAGAAG GGAATTCCGCCTCCGCAGATACGGAAGGAGGGAGATGGCGTCTCGCAGAACAGCAAGGGCTCCGGCTCCTATGGGCCggcaacgccgccgccgcgggtGCGGCCGGACGGAGCTGGGGTATTGGAGTTGACGGTGGAGGACACTGACGCCCTCGACTGCGGCGTGTGCTTCCTCCCGCTGAAGCCCCCCATCTTCCAG TGCAGCAATGGCCATGTTGTGTGTTCGTTGTGCCATGACAAGCTCAAGGCCACTGGCAAGTGCCATGTGTGTGGCGTCACCACTGATGGTAACAGCCGGTGCCACGCCATGGAGCGCCTGGCAGAATCCATCCGCTTCCTGTGCTCGAATGCCGCCTACGGCTGCACCGCTAGGCTGGTATACCATGACAGGGGGGGCCACTGGCAGCAATGCCCGCATGGAGTTGCTATTGGACCACTTGCCTGTGTCCATGGCTGGCCGTCGTTTACCACTGCCCTGGCCAGCGGCCATTTCAATGTAAGCCTCCACGACGGGTTCAACTTCCTCCGTGCTGAGGACCACGCCTCCAGCAGCCCGGGCATCCTGTTCATACTGAATGTAGTACGCATGCCACTTGGCCGTGCAATCTCCATGCTTTGCATCGACACCCGTGCCGCCAACAATGGTCAGGGACAGTTCTCAAAGGAACCAATCGAATGCGAGCTAACCTACTCGCGGTATGTGAGCTCCAAGAGCCACAGTACCAGTGATCAGCTGATTGTCCATTACCAAAGATGCAAGTTCAGAGTAGCACTGACAGACCTCTCCAATGGGCTGCCTAGCACCGACGACTGCTTCCAGTTTGTTGTGCCAAACTTCGCTTTGGGAGAGGAGAACAAGGAGACGGTCCAGGTCGAAGGCCGAATTTTCATCAGCTCGATCAATCTGTGTTAG